The bacterium genome includes a region encoding these proteins:
- a CDS encoding bifunctional homocysteine S-methyltransferase/methylenetetrahydrofolate reductase — translation MQKSFLDALEEGVLVCDGAMGTMLYAKGIYINRNFDELNLSAPELVQRIHRDYLDAGAEILETNTFGANRYKLAAFGLEHKVAEINQAGVKLAKEIAGDTAFVAGSVGPLGKFVEPRGPISIQEAKSAFQEQITALAQSGADIIILETFADLFEIKLAVLSAKEVCSLPIIAQMAFTEEGVTAAGFSPEEVVTELESLAVAVVGVNCSAGPQPVLDVIERMAKVRRGKLSAQPNAGQPQMIDGRFLYLASPEYLAEYARRYVTLGVSIVGGCCGTTPDHIRAVKAMVKMLHPPKAKPIPITATPIAEAAKPVVIPAKPEEKSAFGKKLGKKFVISVELDPPRGTDPKKVIDGANALYQAGIDAINVADSPRAMARMNPISLCRLIQEQVGIETIVHVTTRDRNLLGLQSDLIGAFALGLHNILAVTGDPPKLGDYPNATAVYDVDSIGLVQIIRLLNQGQDLAGNNIIPATKFLIGVGANPGAPDLEKEIERFEKKVNAGAEFALTQPVYEIKMFENFLKRIDHLKIPILVGILPLRSYKHAEFLHNEVPGMSIPDKIRERIRLAGDNAPNEGIKIAQEALLEAKSMVAGAYLMPPFNKYEIALEVLQVL, via the coding sequence GTGCAAAAATCGTTTTTAGATGCGTTAGAAGAAGGAGTTCTGGTTTGCGATGGAGCGATGGGAACAATGCTCTATGCTAAAGGGATTTATATTAATCGGAACTTCGATGAACTGAATTTATCAGCGCCAGAGTTAGTCCAACGTATCCATCGTGACTATCTTGATGCCGGCGCCGAGATACTTGAAACTAATACATTCGGCGCAAATCGTTACAAACTTGCTGCGTTCGGTTTAGAACATAAAGTCGCTGAAATCAATCAGGCAGGCGTAAAATTAGCCAAAGAGATTGCGGGTGATACAGCGTTTGTTGCTGGATCAGTCGGTCCGTTAGGGAAATTTGTTGAACCACGGGGTCCCATCTCGATTCAGGAAGCAAAATCTGCGTTTCAAGAGCAGATTACGGCGTTAGCGCAATCTGGTGCGGATATTATTATTCTTGAAACATTTGCTGATTTATTCGAAATAAAACTTGCAGTGCTATCGGCAAAAGAAGTTTGTTCACTGCCGATAATCGCGCAAATGGCATTTACTGAAGAAGGAGTTACTGCCGCAGGTTTTTCGCCGGAAGAAGTAGTTACGGAACTTGAATCGCTCGCAGTAGCGGTAGTAGGGGTAAATTGCAGTGCTGGCCCGCAACCGGTTCTCGACGTCATCGAACGAATGGCGAAAGTCCGACGAGGGAAACTATCCGCACAACCGAATGCGGGTCAACCGCAAATGATTGATGGACGGTTTCTCTATCTAGCGTCGCCGGAATATTTAGCGGAATACGCACGACGATATGTTACGCTTGGCGTTAGCATAGTTGGCGGATGTTGTGGAACCACCCCAGACCATATCCGCGCTGTTAAAGCGATGGTGAAAATGCTCCATCCGCCGAAAGCAAAACCGATTCCGATAACCGCAACGCCGATTGCGGAAGCGGCAAAACCAGTGGTTATCCCAGCAAAACCGGAGGAAAAATCAGCGTTCGGTAAGAAACTCGGGAAGAAATTTGTTATCAGTGTTGAACTTGACCCACCCCGAGGAACCGACCCGAAAAAGGTTATTGACGGAGCGAACGCGCTATATCAAGCTGGAATAGATGCGATTAATGTTGCGGATAGTCCACGTGCGATGGCACGAATGAATCCAATATCACTATGTCGCTTAATCCAAGAGCAAGTCGGGATTGAAACGATTGTGCATGTTACAACTCGCGATAGGAATCTGCTTGGTTTACAATCTGATTTAATCGGCGCTTTTGCGCTTGGTCTCCATAACATCCTAGCGGTAACTGGTGACCCGCCTAAACTCGGCGATTATCCGAACGCAACTGCAGTGTATGATGTTGATTCAATCGGACTAGTTCAAATCATTCGACTCTTGAACCAAGGGCAGGATTTAGCAGGAAATAACATTATCCCTGCGACCAAGTTTCTGATTGGAGTTGGCGCTAATCCTGGTGCGCCGGATTTGGAAAAAGAAATTGAACGATTTGAAAAGAAAGTTAACGCCGGAGCAGAATTTGCGTTAACGCAACCGGTATATGAAATCAAAATGTTTGAAAATTTCCTGAAACGAATTGACCATCTTAAGATACCGATTCTAGTCGGTATTCTTCCACTTCGGAGTTATAAACATGCAGAATTCCTGCATAATGAGGTGCCAGGAATGAGTATTCCTGATAAGATTAGAGAACGGATTCGACTCGCAGGAGATAATGCACCGAATGAAGGTATCAAAATTGCGCAAGAAGCGTTACTTGAAGCGAAATCTATGGTCGCTGGCGCTTATCTCATGCCACCGTTTAATAAATACGAAATCGCTTTAGAAGTACTGCAGGTTTTATAG
- a CDS encoding ferritin family protein has product MIQPTKEVLDALHFALKLELDSAAFYQETAKKATNPLGKATFKSLIKEELGHIDMVKKAYVTFTEAKNWKEVKKLLPKKYDKTKQTIFQIKKAELTRKLDLNSDDLQALQTAMEIEREGYTFYAKAEQDTLDPIGKKFYAFLKEEENRHWELLENTYEYLKDPALWFAKEEKHSYDGG; this is encoded by the coding sequence ATGATACAACCGACTAAAGAAGTGCTTGATGCATTACATTTTGCGTTGAAACTCGAATTGGATAGTGCCGCGTTCTATCAAGAAACAGCGAAAAAAGCAACGAATCCGTTAGGAAAAGCAACCTTCAAATCGCTGATCAAAGAAGAACTTGGACATATTGATATGGTAAAAAAAGCGTATGTTACTTTTACCGAAGCGAAAAACTGGAAGGAAGTTAAAAAGCTTCTGCCTAAGAAATATGATAAAACGAAACAGACAATTTTCCAGATTAAAAAAGCAGAACTAACCAGAAAACTTGATTTGAATTCAGACGATTTGCAAGCGTTACAAACTGCGATGGAAATTGAACGTGAAGGGTATACATTTTATGCAAAGGCTGAACAGGATACCCTTGACCCAATCGGGAAAAAATTCTACGCTTTCCTGAAAGAAGAAGAGAATCGGCATTGGGAATTATTAGAAAATACCTATGAGTATTTAAAAGATCCGGCACTTTGGTTTGCTAAAGAAGAAAAACATAGTTACGATGGCGGATAA